In Zobellia roscoffensis, the following are encoded in one genomic region:
- a CDS encoding ABC transporter substrate-binding protein: MPAVTQMLYDMGLEDHLYGITFECPPQALEEKRPVVRCILEGKNYTSKEIDVFFSESKKEGKKLYYVDEKALAEIAPDVIFTQDMCDVCQIDTECTAAAVANLEKQPELISISPSGLKDVFDNAVSIAKALNKEEVAYEYLGKLNERIDYVVDQLRAARVLTKRVLLLEWIEPIYNCGHWIPHQIGYAGGVDMLSNPSGNSGVLSWDKIKQYNPEVIVIAPCGFSMSRTLKEMYLLLLKEGWTSLEAVKKQQVYIADFDLFTQSSAATLVDGIELLAGLFHPEAISVPSHLKRKYQKFYEY; the protein is encoded by the coding sequence ATGCCAGCGGTAACTCAAATGCTCTATGATATGGGTCTGGAAGACCATTTGTATGGTATTACGTTTGAGTGTCCGCCGCAGGCATTAGAAGAAAAAAGACCGGTGGTACGATGCATTCTGGAAGGTAAGAATTATACAAGCAAAGAGATAGATGTATTTTTCTCAGAAAGTAAGAAAGAAGGGAAAAAGCTGTATTACGTAGATGAAAAGGCATTAGCGGAAATAGCGCCAGATGTCATATTTACACAAGACATGTGCGATGTTTGCCAGATTGATACGGAATGTACAGCAGCTGCTGTGGCTAACCTTGAAAAACAGCCGGAACTCATTTCAATTAGCCCTTCTGGTCTTAAAGATGTTTTTGATAATGCAGTTTCTATTGCCAAGGCATTGAATAAGGAAGAGGTGGCTTATGAGTATTTGGGAAAACTGAATGAAAGAATAGATTATGTAGTGGACCAACTAAGAGCAGCTAGAGTTCTTACAAAGAGAGTGCTGTTGTTGGAATGGATAGAGCCTATTTATAATTGCGGTCATTGGATACCTCATCAAATAGGATATGCAGGTGGTGTGGATATGCTATCTAATCCTTCTGGAAATAGCGGTGTTCTTTCTTGGGATAAAATAAAACAGTATAATCCTGAAGTAATTGTGATAGCTCCATGTGGATTTAGCATGAGCAGAACCTTAAAGGAAATGTACCTATTGCTTTTAAAAGAGGGGTGGACCTCATTGGAGGCTGTGAAGAAACAACAGGTATATATAGCCGATTTTGATTTGTTTACGCAATCTTCTGCTGCAACTCTGGTAGATGGTATAGAATTGTTGGCAGGATTGTTTCATCCGGAAGCGATTTCTGTTCCTTCGCATTTGAAGCGTAAGTATCAAAAGTTTTACGAGTACTAA